In Leptodesmis sichuanensis A121, the following are encoded in one genomic region:
- a CDS encoding CPBP family intramembrane glutamic endopeptidase, with protein sequence MDQLASLSKPQIAVLAALLYTAVMGAGMFYMKEFRGISYGAPEMMTVFWIILLGLNLLNVFWVTRYFSWRAIGFRFLDRKQLLWFLPLIVVLIALWVVFLSGLVPTSLSAAQWQSFALVGFTILLVGFGEEIMYRGIVLHAFLTTGRVRWAMFVSAIAFSLLHAVNFLGGYPLQAVPIQLLNTFQFGFFFAPLMLKLNNILPLIIFHWLWDFVQIMAGSLVDEQTATAMKMKSIVQFGDPIQLIGGIVMWLQIKQVPQRAIASFPNSIRF encoded by the coding sequence ATGGATCAGCTTGCATCACTCTCAAAACCCCAAATTGCTGTTTTAGCCGCCCTCCTCTATACGGCAGTGATGGGTGCTGGTATGTTTTACATGAAAGAATTCCGGGGCATCAGCTATGGCGCACCGGAAATGATGACGGTGTTTTGGATCATATTGTTGGGGCTGAATCTGCTAAATGTGTTTTGGGTAACTCGCTATTTTAGCTGGCGGGCGATCGGCTTTCGGTTCCTCGATCGCAAGCAACTGCTATGGTTTCTGCCCTTGATCGTGGTGCTGATTGCCCTGTGGGTGGTCTTTCTGTCGGGTCTGGTGCCTACCTCCCTCAGTGCTGCTCAGTGGCAATCGTTTGCCCTGGTTGGCTTCACCATCCTGTTAGTCGGGTTTGGGGAAGAAATCATGTACCGGGGCATTGTGTTACATGCCTTTTTAACCACTGGGCGAGTCCGGTGGGCGATGTTCGTGAGTGCGATCGCCTTCTCCCTCCTCCATGCTGTCAACTTTTTGGGGGGCTATCCTTTACAGGCTGTCCCCATCCAACTGCTCAATACCTTTCAGTTTGGCTTTTTCTTTGCGCCGCTGATGCTCAAACTCAACAACATCCTGCCGTTAATTATCTTCCACTGGCTGTGGGACTTTGTGCAGATTATGGCAGGGTCGCTGGTGGATGAACAAACTGCCACGGCGATGAAGATGAAATCGATCGTGCAATTCGGCGATCCCATTCAACTCATTGGGGGCATTGTGATGTGGTTGCAGATCAAGCAAGTCCCACAGCGAGCGATCGCCAGTTTCCCAAATTCCATTCGTTTCTGA